A part of Streptomyces sp. NBC_01497 genomic DNA contains:
- the hflX gene encoding GTPase HflX, with the protein MTSSSSSSWDANNSAAGRPADPRTDSLRADALMEEDVARSREIDQDRDGDQFDRSDRAALRRVVGLSTELEDVTEVEYRQLRLERVVLVGVWTSGTLADAENSLAELAALAETAGALVLDGVVQRRDKPDPATYIGSGKARELRDIVLDSGADTVVCDGELSPGQLIHLEDVVKVKVVDRTALILDIFAQHAKSREGKAQVALAQMQYMLPRLRGWGQSLSRQMGGGGSGGMATRGPGETKIETDRRRIREKMAKMRREIAEMKTGREIKRQERKRHRVPSVAIAGYTNAGKSSLLNRLTGAGVLVENALFATLDPTVRRAETPGGRLYTLADTVGFVRHLPHHLVEAFRSTMEEVGEADLILHVVDGSHPVPEEQLAAVREVVHDVGAKDVREIVVVNKADAADPLVLQRLLGAERNAIVVSARTGEGIAELLALIDAELPRPEAEVEVLVPYTLGALVSRVHAEGEVLSEEHTPEGTQLKARVHEELAAALAPYTPAAAH; encoded by the coding sequence ATGACCTCCTCTTCCTCCTCCTCCTGGGACGCGAACAACTCCGCGGCGGGCCGTCCGGCGGATCCCCGTACCGACAGCCTCCGGGCCGATGCCCTGATGGAGGAGGACGTCGCCCGGAGCCGCGAGATCGACCAGGACCGCGACGGCGACCAGTTCGACCGGTCGGACCGGGCCGCGCTCCGGCGCGTGGTGGGCCTGTCCACCGAGCTGGAGGACGTCACCGAGGTCGAGTACCGGCAGCTTCGCCTGGAGCGTGTGGTGCTGGTCGGCGTCTGGACGTCCGGCACGCTGGCCGACGCGGAGAACTCCCTCGCGGAGCTCGCCGCCCTCGCGGAGACCGCGGGCGCGCTCGTCCTGGACGGCGTGGTGCAGCGGCGCGACAAGCCCGACCCCGCCACGTACATCGGCTCCGGCAAGGCCAGGGAGCTGCGGGACATCGTCCTCGACAGCGGCGCCGACACGGTGGTGTGCGACGGTGAGCTGAGCCCCGGCCAGCTGATCCACCTTGAGGACGTCGTCAAGGTGAAGGTCGTCGACCGCACGGCACTGATTCTCGACATCTTCGCCCAGCACGCCAAGTCCCGTGAGGGCAAGGCACAGGTCGCACTCGCGCAGATGCAGTACATGCTGCCGAGGCTGCGCGGCTGGGGCCAGTCGCTGTCCCGGCAGATGGGTGGCGGCGGCAGTGGCGGCATGGCCACCCGCGGTCCCGGTGAGACCAAGATCGAGACGGACCGGCGCAGGATCCGCGAGAAGATGGCGAAGATGCGCCGGGAGATCGCGGAGATGAAGACCGGCCGCGAGATCAAGCGCCAGGAGCGCAAGCGCCACCGGGTGCCGTCCGTCGCCATCGCCGGTTACACCAACGCGGGCAAGTCGTCCCTGCTCAACCGCCTCACGGGCGCCGGTGTCCTGGTGGAGAACGCGCTGTTCGCCACGCTGGACCCGACGGTGCGGCGGGCCGAGACGCCCGGCGGGCGCCTGTACACCCTCGCGGACACCGTGGGCTTCGTCCGGCACCTGCCGCACCACCTGGTGGAGGCGTTCCGCTCCACGATGGAGGAGGTCGGCGAGGCCGACCTGATCCTGCACGTGGTGGACGGTTCGCACCCGGTGCCCGAGGAGCAGCTCGCCGCCGTGCGCGAGGTCGTGCACGACGTCGGCGCGAAGGACGTACGCGAGATCGTCGTCGTCAACAAGGCCGACGCGGCGGACCCGTTGGTGCTCCAGCGGCTGCTGGGCGCCGAGCGCAACGCGATCGTCGTGTCGGCGCGTACCGGCGAGGGCATCGCGGAGCTGCTGGCCCTGATCGACGCCGAGCTGCCGCGGCCCGAGGCCGAGGTCGAGGTGCTCGTCCCCTACACGCTGGGCGCGCTGGTCTCCCGGGTGCACGCGGAGGGCGAGGTGCTGTCCGAGGAGCACACCCCGGAGGGCACGCAGCTCAAGGCACGGGTGCACGAGGAACTGGCGGCGGCGCTCGCGCCGTACACGCCGGCAGCGGCGCACTGA
- a CDS encoding M1 family metallopeptidase has translation MLLTSRRLRAVLLAAASASLVAAVLPAPGPLGIGDRLFPYLGNPGYDVRAYDIGLTYTGDSARSLDAVTTIDATATDRLDRFNLDFTHGTVRSVRVNGRPAAFATAGEDLVVTPSEPVAPGDPLRVTVRHTSETGGAAGAGGWVRTTDGLVMANQANAAHRVFPCDDHPDDKAFFTFHVSAPKKLTVVANGDEVARTADGADTTWTYRTSHPMATELAQVSIGTSAVIHRTGPHGLPVRDVVPAADKARLEPWLAKTPGMIQWMEQRVGRYPFEDYGVLIAGADTGFELETQTLSLFERNMFIGGGYPEWYVDSVLVHELSHQWFGDSVSPHRWSDVWLNEGHATWYEGTYAEEHGGPTFESRMREAYAESDDWRAAGGPPARPKAPVAGQPISIFRPVVYDGSALVLYALRQEVGADTFSRIERDWVSDHRDASASTADFVALASHDAGRDLTGFFEGWLYGAKTPPMPGHPDWRPAAPAHTGAKPEQHGAAPQAHTARPGQQGVKRLLPGAFAGPAAPDGYGAMTAGGGV, from the coding sequence ATGCTCCTCACCTCCCGCCGGCTGCGCGCCGTGCTGCTCGCCGCCGCGTCGGCCTCCCTCGTCGCCGCGGTGCTGCCCGCGCCCGGGCCGCTCGGCATCGGCGACCGTCTCTTCCCGTACCTCGGCAACCCGGGGTACGACGTCCGCGCGTACGACATCGGCCTCACCTACACCGGCGACAGCGCCAGGTCACTGGACGCGGTCACCACCATCGACGCCACGGCGACGGACCGCCTCGACCGCTTCAATCTCGACTTCACCCACGGGACCGTCCGCTCGGTGCGCGTCAACGGCAGGCCTGCCGCTTTCGCCACCGCCGGTGAGGACCTCGTCGTCACCCCGTCCGAGCCCGTGGCGCCCGGCGATCCGCTGCGGGTCACCGTCCGTCACACCAGCGAGACCGGCGGGGCCGCCGGCGCGGGCGGCTGGGTCAGGACCACGGACGGCCTGGTGATGGCCAATCAGGCCAACGCCGCGCACCGCGTCTTCCCCTGTGACGATCACCCCGACGACAAGGCGTTCTTCACGTTCCACGTCTCGGCGCCCAAGAAGCTCACGGTCGTCGCGAACGGTGACGAGGTCGCGAGGACGGCCGACGGCGCGGACACCACCTGGACGTACCGCACCAGCCACCCCATGGCCACCGAACTCGCGCAGGTCTCCATCGGCACCTCCGCGGTCATCCACCGCACGGGCCCGCACGGCCTGCCCGTGCGGGACGTCGTGCCGGCTGCCGACAAGGCACGGCTCGAACCGTGGCTCGCCAAGACGCCCGGCATGATCCAGTGGATGGAGCAGCGCGTCGGGCGCTACCCCTTCGAGGACTACGGCGTGCTCATCGCGGGCGCCGACACCGGCTTCGAACTGGAGACGCAGACACTGTCGCTGTTTGAGCGGAACATGTTCATCGGCGGCGGCTACCCGGAGTGGTACGTCGACTCGGTGCTCGTGCACGAGCTGTCGCACCAGTGGTTCGGCGACAGCGTCTCCCCGCACCGCTGGTCCGACGTCTGGCTCAACGAGGGGCACGCCACCTGGTACGAGGGCACGTACGCGGAGGAGCACGGCGGGCCCACCTTCGAGAGCCGCATGCGCGAGGCGTACGCCGAGTCGGACGACTGGCGCGCCGCCGGCGGCCCGCCCGCCAGGCCCAAGGCGCCCGTCGCGGGTCAGCCCATCAGCATCTTCCGGCCGGTCGTCTACGACGGGAGCGCGCTGGTGCTGTACGCGCTGCGCCAGGAGGTGGGTGCCGACACGTTCTCCCGCATCGAACGCGACTGGGTCAGCGACCACCGCGACGCGTCGGCCTCCACCGCCGACTTCGTCGCGCTGGCCTCGCACGACGCCGGCCGCGACCTGACCGGCTTCTTCGAGGGCTGGCTGTACGGGGCGAAGACGCCCCCCATGCCCGGGCACCCCGACTGGCGGCCCGCGGCCCCCGCGCACACCGGCGCGAAGCCCGAGCAGCACGGGGCCGCGCCGCAGGCGCACACGGCCCGGCCCGGGCAGCAGGGGGTGAAGAGGCTGCTGCCGGGCGCGTTCGCCGGTCCGGCCGCACCGGACGGGTACGGCGCGATGACGGCCGGTGGCGGTGTGTGA
- a CDS encoding RelA/SpoT family protein gives MSAEATSPGVHGRRRGLPRIDLRRLGRAALLGPASRDRLPDAIGHVAEAHRAHFPDADLSVLHRAYVLAEASHRGQYRKSGEPYITHPLAVTLILAELGAETTTLTAAVLHDTVEDTDVTLDQVGSEFGEEVRYLVDGVTKLEKVDYGAAAEPETFRKMLVATGNDVRVMSIKLADRLHNMRTLGVMRPEKQERIAKVTRDVLVPLAERLGVQAIKSELEDLVFAILDREDAARTRTLISENASAGDALAATAQDMRRVLREAGISGEVLVRPRHLVSVYRSRLKRGELRGTDFGRLLVLVSEDADCYAVLGELHTCFTPVISEFKDFVAAPKFNLYQSLHTAVVGPDGAVAEVLIRTHQMHKVAEAGVVALGNPYAPGPAAGDTAAEGPDGERIDPTRPGWLSRLLEWQQSAPDSDTFWKTLRADLAQDREITVFRAEGGMLGLPAGATCVDAAYAQYGEAAHRCLGARVGGRLVALGTVLKDGDTVQILLAHDAASGPSPEWLEHARTPAARIAITGWLAAHPDEAALPDASPRPPAVLSAGPRGAVGVVSELPDAPVRLAGCCTPVPPDEITAFQVRGGTVTVHRTGCPAVARMTTRSPVAVSWAAGDTAECQVTLRAESFGRPRLMADLTDAMSTAGAAIISATVEPPSRQRVRHTYTVQLADAALLPGLMRAMRDVPGVYDVSRATQPAEA, from the coding sequence ATGAGTGCAGAGGCCACCAGCCCTGGTGTCCATGGCCGCAGGCGCGGCCTGCCCCGTATCGACCTCCGCAGGCTGGGCAGGGCCGCTCTGCTCGGCCCCGCGTCGCGCGATCGGCTGCCCGATGCCATAGGACATGTCGCGGAGGCGCACCGGGCGCATTTCCCGGACGCCGACCTGTCGGTCCTGCACCGCGCGTACGTGCTCGCCGAGGCGTCGCACCGCGGCCAGTACCGCAAGAGCGGTGAGCCGTACATCACCCATCCGCTCGCCGTCACGCTGATCCTCGCGGAGCTGGGCGCGGAGACCACCACCCTGACCGCCGCCGTCCTGCACGACACGGTCGAGGACACGGATGTCACGCTCGACCAGGTCGGCAGCGAGTTCGGCGAGGAGGTCCGCTATCTCGTCGACGGCGTGACCAAGCTGGAGAAGGTCGACTACGGCGCCGCAGCCGAGCCCGAGACGTTCCGGAAGATGCTCGTCGCCACCGGTAACGACGTCCGGGTCATGTCGATCAAACTCGCCGACCGGCTCCACAACATGCGCACGCTCGGCGTGATGCGCCCCGAGAAGCAGGAGCGGATCGCCAAGGTCACCCGGGACGTCCTCGTCCCCCTCGCTGAACGCCTCGGCGTGCAGGCCATCAAGTCCGAGCTGGAGGACCTGGTCTTCGCCATCCTCGACCGGGAGGACGCGGCCCGCACCCGCACCCTGATCTCCGAGAACGCCTCCGCCGGCGACGCGCTCGCCGCGACCGCCCAGGACATGCGCCGGGTGCTGCGCGAGGCCGGCATCTCCGGCGAGGTGCTGGTCAGGCCGCGCCACCTGGTCTCGGTGTACCGATCGCGCCTCAAACGCGGTGAGCTGCGCGGTACGGACTTCGGCCGGCTGCTCGTCCTCGTCTCCGAGGACGCCGACTGCTACGCGGTCCTCGGCGAGCTCCATACGTGCTTCACGCCGGTGATCTCCGAGTTCAAGGACTTCGTCGCCGCGCCCAAGTTCAACCTGTACCAGTCACTGCACACCGCCGTCGTCGGCCCCGACGGCGCCGTCGCCGAGGTGCTGATCCGTACGCACCAGATGCACAAGGTCGCGGAGGCGGGCGTCGTCGCGCTGGGCAACCCGTACGCACCGGGGCCGGCCGCGGGCGACACGGCGGCGGAGGGCCCGGACGGCGAGCGTATCGACCCCACGCGGCCCGGCTGGCTCTCCCGGCTGCTGGAGTGGCAGCAGTCCGCGCCGGACTCCGACACGTTCTGGAAGACGCTCCGCGCCGACCTCGCGCAGGACCGCGAGATCACCGTCTTCCGCGCCGAGGGCGGCATGCTCGGCCTGCCGGCGGGGGCGACCTGCGTCGACGCCGCGTACGCGCAGTACGGCGAGGCGGCGCACCGATGTCTCGGCGCCCGCGTCGGCGGCCGCCTCGTCGCGCTGGGCACGGTCCTCAAGGACGGCGACACCGTACAGATCCTGCTCGCCCACGACGCGGCGTCGGGCCCGTCGCCCGAGTGGCTGGAGCACGCCCGCACGCCCGCCGCGCGCATCGCGATCACCGGCTGGCTCGCGGCCCACCCCGACGAGGCGGCCCTGCCCGATGCCTCGCCCCGGCCGCCCGCCGTCCTCTCCGCGGGCCCGCGCGGCGCCGTCGGCGTCGTCAGCGAACTGCCGGACGCGCCCGTACGGCTCGCGGGCTGCTGTACGCCCGTACCGCCCGACGAGATCACCGCCTTCCAGGTGCGGGGCGGTACCGTCACCGTCCACCGCACCGGGTGTCCCGCCGTCGCGAGGATGACCACCCGCTCACCGGTGGCCGTCAGCTGGGCCGCCGGTGACACCGCCGAGTGCCAAGTGACGCTGCGCGCCGAATCGTTCGGCCGCCCCCGGCTGATGGCCGATCTGACCGACGCGATGTCCACCGCGGGCGCCGCCATCATCTCGGCCACCGTCGAGCCGCCCAGCAGGCAGCGCGTCCGGCACACGTACACCGTCCAACTCGCCGACGCGGCGCTGCTGCCGGGCCTGATGCGCGCCATGCGGGACGTGCCCGGTGTCTACGACGTGAGCCGCGCCACGCAGCCCGCCGAAGCGTGA